In Arthrobacter sp. PAMC25284, a single genomic region encodes these proteins:
- a CDS encoding sulfite exporter TauE/SafE family protein → MMFALVLFAVVAGALAQRLAGLGFGLLVAPFLVVLLGPFDGVMIVNLCGATSSLLILSRVWRYVEWRRYAGLAASALLGVVPGAWLASHVPAAALEVCIGVLLFIALAASQHLNRRSWHATGPVPMVTLGFSSGLMNAAAGVGGPAMTAYAIATRWDQKGFGATLQPYFITTGLSSLLSKYFFSGGHLPALAGWQLLGILGAMVVGIAAGDLLSGRIRPVVVRGIVIGIAYVGAVTTVIKGAWELAYG, encoded by the coding sequence ATGATGTTTGCTTTGGTGCTCTTCGCCGTAGTGGCTGGGGCACTGGCCCAGCGTCTTGCCGGCCTCGGCTTCGGCCTGCTGGTCGCTCCGTTCCTCGTGGTACTGCTGGGTCCGTTTGACGGCGTGATGATCGTCAATCTCTGCGGCGCGACGTCGTCATTGCTGATCCTGTCCAGGGTGTGGCGGTATGTCGAGTGGAGGCGCTACGCCGGACTGGCGGCCTCGGCCCTCCTGGGGGTGGTGCCCGGCGCCTGGCTGGCCAGCCACGTTCCCGCGGCCGCCCTGGAAGTCTGCATCGGCGTGCTGCTGTTCATCGCCCTGGCGGCATCACAGCATCTGAACCGCAGGTCATGGCACGCCACCGGCCCGGTGCCCATGGTGACGCTCGGGTTTTCCAGCGGCCTCATGAACGCCGCCGCCGGCGTTGGCGGGCCGGCAATGACCGCCTATGCCATCGCCACCCGCTGGGACCAGAAGGGCTTCGGCGCCACCCTGCAGCCCTACTTCATCACCACCGGGCTGTCATCGCTGCTCAGCAAGTACTTCTTCTCCGGCGGCCACCTTCCCGCCCTGGCCGGCTGGCAGTTGCTGGGTATCCTCGGGGCCATGGTCGTGGGCATCGCGGCGGGGGACCTGCTCTCAGGCCGGATCCGCCCGGTGGTCGTCCGCGGCATCGTCATTGGCATTGCCTACGTGGGCGCGGTCACGACGGTGATCAAGGGTGCCTGGGAACTGGCATACGGGTAG
- a CDS encoding RIP metalloprotease — MSPVLLFILGVVFVAIGIAVSIALHEVGHLLPAKLFKVRVTKYMIGFGPTLWSKRRGETEYGVKAIPLGGFVSMIGMYPPNKDDGTVRTSSTGMFQSLATDARSFAHEEVGPEDERRVFYRLPVWKKMIIMLGGPAVNLLIGVVLTAVLLMGFGVAAQTTTVANVSKCQVEAGQTIDPDSADCIPTPAAAAGLRPNDVITNFDGKAVTSWDELTGWIRASAGKQVSLTVQRDGASVATTVTPVLSARPVVGDDGRQAEDADGKLLYQDVGFLGIGAQTKLVQQPASEVLPMSGENIRLISGVILNLPARVAGVAEAAFSDEPRDPNGPISVVGVGRVAGEVAAMEEVPLMSRFGALIGLLAGLNFALAVFNLVPLLPLDGGHVAGALYEGARRQLAKLFGRPDPGAFDLAKMLPVTYVVAVLLMGMGALLIYADIVKPVNLFG; from the coding sequence ATGAGCCCCGTCCTCCTCTTCATCCTCGGTGTCGTCTTCGTGGCGATCGGTATTGCCGTGTCCATCGCCCTGCACGAGGTGGGGCACCTGCTGCCGGCCAAGCTGTTCAAGGTCCGGGTCACCAAATACATGATCGGGTTCGGACCGACCCTCTGGTCCAAGCGCCGGGGAGAAACCGAATACGGCGTCAAGGCCATCCCGCTGGGTGGCTTTGTATCCATGATTGGTATGTACCCGCCAAATAAGGACGACGGCACGGTCCGCACCTCGAGCACCGGTATGTTCCAGTCGCTTGCCACCGACGCCCGTTCCTTCGCCCATGAGGAAGTTGGCCCCGAGGACGAGCGCCGGGTTTTCTACCGCCTTCCGGTCTGGAAGAAAATGATCATTATGCTCGGCGGACCGGCGGTGAACCTGCTGATTGGTGTTGTTCTCACGGCAGTCCTGCTGATGGGGTTCGGAGTGGCGGCACAGACCACCACCGTCGCGAACGTCTCGAAGTGCCAGGTCGAGGCCGGGCAGACCATCGATCCGGACTCCGCCGACTGTATCCCCACCCCCGCAGCAGCCGCCGGTCTCCGGCCCAATGACGTCATCACCAACTTTGACGGCAAAGCCGTCACCAGCTGGGACGAACTCACCGGCTGGATCCGCGCGTCGGCGGGCAAACAGGTCAGCCTGACCGTCCAGCGCGACGGCGCGTCCGTCGCGACCACGGTCACCCCGGTCCTCTCCGCCCGTCCGGTGGTTGGCGACGACGGCCGGCAGGCAGAGGACGCCGACGGCAAGCTGCTGTACCAGGATGTCGGATTCCTTGGCATCGGGGCCCAGACCAAGCTCGTGCAGCAACCGGCCTCGGAAGTACTCCCGATGTCGGGCGAAAACATCCGGCTGATCTCCGGTGTGATCCTGAACCTGCCGGCCCGGGTGGCCGGCGTGGCGGAGGCTGCGTTCAGTGACGAGCCCCGGGACCCCAACGGGCCCATCAGCGTGGTCGGAGTGGGCCGGGTGGCCGGCGAGGTCGCCGCGATGGAGGAGGTCCCGCTGATGTCCAGGTTCGGGGCCCTGATCGGGTTGCTTGCCGGACTCAATTTTGCGCTTGCGGTTTTCAACCTGGTGCCGTTGCTGCCGCTCGACGGCGGCCATGTGGCGGGCGCGCTGTACGAAGGCGCCCGCCGCCAGCTGGCCAAACTGTTCGGCCGCCCGGACCCCGGCGCCTTCGACCTGGCAAAGATGCTGCCGGTGACCTATGTCGTGGCGGTGCTGCTGATGGGAATGGGTGCGCTGCTGATTTACGCCGACATCGTCAAGCCCGTAAACCTGTTCGGCTGA
- a CDS encoding YciI family protein — MTVFAVEYVYDAESAEVRDASRPAHREWTSGLADDGVLLASGPYGDGTGALLILRAADEAALNGLLKQDPFAAAGAIAGTRSTVWAPLTGLLAGHAA; from the coding sequence ATGACTGTTTTTGCTGTGGAGTATGTTTACGATGCCGAATCTGCCGAAGTCCGCGATGCCAGCCGGCCTGCGCACCGCGAATGGACGTCCGGACTGGCCGATGACGGCGTCCTGCTCGCGAGCGGACCCTATGGGGACGGCACAGGTGCCCTCCTTATTCTCAGGGCAGCCGATGAGGCGGCCCTGAACGGACTCCTCAAGCAGGACCCTTTCGCGGCCGCCGGTGCCATCGCCGGCACCCGTTCCACCGTATGGGCACCCCTGACCGGTCTGCTGGCCGGGCACGCCGCCTAG
- the dxr gene encoding 1-deoxy-D-xylulose-5-phosphate reductoisomerase, protein MQPRKIVILGSTGSIGTQAIDVVDGAPDLFEVVALSAGGGNPGLLARQAVHTRAHAIGIATGDAATLQSLISDAALAAGLIGYRPDIITGPDAATRIAEIDADVVLNGITGSIGLAPTLAALKSGATLALANKESLIVGGALVKAAAREGQIVPVDSEHSAIAQCLRSGTAAEVDRLVLTASGGPFRGKTRNELHHVTPQDALAHPTWDMGLMVTTNSASLVNKGLELIEAHLLFDIPLEKIDVVVHPQSVVHSMVQFIDGSTIAQASPPDMRLPIALGLGWPARVPGAASSCDWTKAASWTFEPLDTVAFPAVGLAKDAAHRGSTYPAVFNAANEEAVTAFHAGRIRFTDIVDTIEAVLSEHAGSSGLTLESVLEAERWARARTHERLAIRSI, encoded by the coding sequence ATGCAGCCGCGCAAGATCGTTATCCTCGGGTCCACCGGTTCCATCGGCACACAGGCGATTGACGTCGTCGACGGCGCCCCTGACCTTTTCGAGGTCGTAGCGCTCAGTGCCGGCGGCGGCAACCCCGGGCTCCTCGCCCGCCAGGCCGTGCATACCCGTGCCCACGCCATCGGGATCGCGACCGGCGACGCGGCCACGCTGCAGTCCCTCATTTCCGACGCCGCGCTCGCCGCCGGGTTGATTGGCTACCGGCCGGACATCATCACCGGCCCGGATGCCGCCACCAGGATTGCGGAGATCGACGCCGACGTGGTCCTGAACGGCATCACCGGCTCCATCGGGTTGGCGCCAACCCTCGCCGCGCTCAAATCGGGTGCGACCTTGGCGCTCGCGAACAAGGAATCGCTGATTGTGGGCGGCGCCCTTGTGAAGGCCGCAGCCCGGGAGGGCCAGATCGTGCCCGTGGACTCGGAACACTCGGCGATCGCCCAGTGCCTGCGTTCGGGGACAGCGGCCGAGGTGGACCGGCTGGTCCTGACAGCGTCCGGCGGGCCCTTCCGCGGCAAAACCCGAAACGAACTCCACCACGTCACGCCGCAGGACGCCCTTGCGCACCCCACCTGGGACATGGGCCTGATGGTCACCACCAACTCCGCCAGCCTCGTCAACAAGGGCCTGGAACTGATCGAGGCCCATCTGCTCTTCGACATCCCGCTGGAAAAGATCGACGTCGTGGTCCATCCCCAGTCCGTGGTCCACTCCATGGTCCAGTTCATCGACGGGTCCACCATTGCGCAGGCCTCCCCGCCGGACATGCGCCTGCCAATCGCCCTGGGCCTGGGCTGGCCCGCGCGCGTGCCGGGGGCAGCCAGTTCCTGTGACTGGACCAAGGCTGCGAGCTGGACGTTTGAGCCGCTCGATACCGTGGCGTTCCCCGCCGTTGGACTGGCAAAAGACGCGGCCCACCGGGGGAGTACCTACCCGGCCGTGTTCAACGCCGCCAACGAGGAGGCCGTTACGGCCTTCCATGCGGGCCGGATACGCTTCACCGACATCGTCGATACGATCGAAGCAGTACTCAGCGAGCATGCAGGGTCCTCCGGGCTGACGCTGGAGTCCGTGCTGGAAGCTGAACGGTGGGCACGCGCGCGGACCCACGAACGTTTGGCCATAAGAAGCATTTAG
- a CDS encoding MarR family transcriptional regulator: protein MYVMTIDQRGSTTDVDRVPGFLSALRPLTAARFERSVGDEVQGVLEHPGDVVAIALHALRSGRWYVGIGVGEVHRPLPVSPREGSGAAFVAARAAVDRAKAAAAHVPLVVACESPRDGGAEACANAEAVLRLIGRLVQDRTAAQWKVVDALRSAQDGHAGTHGTQKIAAGILGITEQSVSRALLRSGWQEECAARPAAEMLLSLAHGLSAGIENAARDTPRQVPDRTTAGNP, encoded by the coding sequence ATGTACGTGATGACCATCGACCAGCGCGGGAGTACCACGGACGTGGATCGTGTCCCGGGATTCCTGTCGGCCCTGCGTCCACTGACGGCTGCCCGCTTCGAGCGCTCGGTCGGCGACGAAGTCCAGGGCGTTCTTGAGCACCCCGGGGACGTGGTGGCGATCGCCCTGCATGCGCTGCGCAGCGGCCGCTGGTACGTCGGGATCGGAGTGGGTGAGGTGCACCGGCCGCTGCCGGTGAGTCCACGGGAGGGCTCCGGGGCGGCCTTCGTGGCAGCCAGAGCTGCGGTGGACCGCGCCAAGGCTGCGGCCGCCCACGTCCCGCTCGTGGTGGCCTGCGAAAGCCCGCGCGACGGCGGCGCCGAGGCCTGCGCGAACGCCGAGGCAGTCCTCCGGCTCATCGGCCGGCTGGTCCAGGACCGGACGGCGGCACAGTGGAAGGTGGTGGATGCCCTGCGTTCGGCGCAGGACGGGCACGCCGGCACGCACGGCACACAAAAAATCGCGGCGGGAATCCTCGGGATCACTGAGCAGTCCGTGAGCCGTGCGCTGCTTCGCTCGGGCTGGCAGGAAGAATGTGCGGCGAGGCCGGCCGCGGAAATGCTGCTTTCCCTCGCGCACGGCCTGAGCGCCGGGATTGAAAACGCCGCAAGGGACACGCCACGGCAGGTCCCGGACCGCACGACGGCAGGAAACCCGTGA
- the ispG gene encoding flavodoxin-dependent (E)-4-hydroxy-3-methylbut-2-enyl-diphosphate synthase, with protein sequence MTSVSLGMPSAPPPVLAPRRKTRQIKVGPVGVGSDSPISVQSMTTTPTTDINATLQQIAELTATGCDIVRVACPTAEDAEVLSIIAKKSQIPVIADIHFQPKYVFAAIEAGCAAVRVNPGNIRKFDDQVKEIARAAKDHGTSIRIGVNAGSLEPGILKKYGKATPEALVESAVWEASLFEEHGFHDFKISVKHNDPVIMVAAYEMLAEQGDWPLHLGVTEAGPAFQGTIKSATAFGALLSRGIGDTIRVSLSAPPVEEIKVGNQILQSLNLRPRKLEIVSCPSCGRAQVDVYTLAEQVTAGLEGMEIPLRVAVMGCVVNGPGEAREADLGVASGNGKGQIFVRGEVIKTVPEDQIVETLIEEAMRIAEEMGEADGKDAVKGSPVVSVS encoded by the coding sequence GTGACCTCGGTCAGCCTGGGAATGCCGTCAGCACCGCCACCCGTCCTTGCCCCGCGCCGGAAGACCCGGCAGATCAAAGTGGGTCCCGTCGGCGTCGGCTCCGACTCTCCGATCAGCGTTCAGTCCATGACGACAACGCCCACCACGGACATCAACGCCACCCTGCAGCAGATCGCCGAATTGACGGCAACCGGCTGTGACATCGTGCGCGTCGCCTGCCCCACCGCCGAGGACGCGGAGGTGCTGTCGATCATCGCGAAGAAGTCGCAGATCCCGGTGATCGCCGACATTCACTTCCAGCCCAAGTATGTCTTCGCCGCCATCGAGGCGGGGTGTGCTGCGGTGCGGGTCAACCCCGGCAACATCCGCAAGTTCGATGATCAGGTGAAGGAAATCGCGCGCGCCGCCAAAGACCATGGCACGTCGATCCGGATTGGCGTCAACGCTGGGTCGTTGGAGCCTGGAATCCTGAAGAAGTACGGCAAGGCCACCCCGGAAGCCCTCGTGGAGTCCGCCGTCTGGGAGGCCTCGCTCTTCGAGGAACACGGCTTCCATGACTTCAAGATTTCGGTCAAGCACAACGATCCGGTCATCATGGTCGCCGCCTACGAAATGCTGGCCGAACAAGGCGACTGGCCGCTGCACCTGGGGGTCACGGAGGCCGGACCGGCGTTCCAGGGCACCATCAAGTCCGCGACCGCCTTCGGTGCGCTGCTCTCGCGCGGCATCGGCGACACCATCAGGGTTTCGCTCTCCGCCCCGCCGGTGGAGGAAATCAAGGTCGGGAACCAGATTCTGCAGTCTCTGAACCTGCGGCCGCGCAAGCTGGAGATTGTCTCCTGCCCGTCCTGCGGCCGCGCCCAGGTGGACGTCTACACACTGGCCGAGCAGGTCACCGCCGGGCTCGAAGGCATGGAAATCCCGCTCCGCGTGGCCGTGATGGGCTGCGTCGTCAATGGACCGGGCGAGGCCCGTGAAGCGGACCTCGGTGTTGCCTCCGGGAACGGCAAGGGCCAGATCTTCGTCCGCGGAGAGGTCATTAAAACCGTTCCTGAGGATCAGATCGTTGAGACACTGATCGAAGAGGCCATGCGTATCGCCGAAGAGATGGGGGAGGCCGATGGCAAAGATGCTGTCAAGGGTAGCCCCGTGGTTA